A region from the Vibrio navarrensis genome encodes:
- the rbsC gene encoding ribose ABC transporter permease, translated as MNSKTMSKPSNTGGKKLLSKEWLIEQKSLIALLFLIVVVSFLNPNFFTLDNILNILRQTSVNAIIAVGMTLVILTAGIDLSVGSVLALCGAFAASLVAMEVSVLIAVPTALVAGAALGAISGIIIAKGKVQAFIATLVTMTLLRGVTMVYTDGRPISTGFSDASDAFAWFGTGYALGIPVPVWLMVVVFAAAWYLLNHTRFGRYVYALGGNESATRLSGINVDRVKIGVYAICGLLAALAGIIVTSRLSSAQPTAGMGYELDAIAAVVLGGTSLMGGKGRIMGTLIGALIIGFLNNALNLLDVSSYYQMIAKAAVILLAVMVDNKNK; from the coding sequence ATGAACAGTAAAACCATGAGTAAGCCGAGCAACACAGGCGGCAAAAAACTGCTGAGTAAAGAGTGGTTGATTGAACAGAAATCGCTGATTGCGTTGCTGTTTTTGATCGTTGTTGTCTCTTTTTTGAATCCAAACTTTTTCACCCTCGACAACATTTTGAACATTCTGCGCCAGACATCCGTTAACGCGATTATTGCGGTGGGCATGACGCTGGTGATTCTCACCGCGGGGATCGATTTGAGTGTCGGCTCGGTGTTGGCGTTGTGCGGCGCTTTTGCGGCCAGCTTGGTCGCAATGGAAGTGTCGGTGCTTATTGCCGTTCCCACTGCTTTGGTTGCTGGCGCTGCGTTGGGCGCGATCAGCGGCATCATTATCGCCAAAGGCAAAGTACAGGCATTTATCGCCACGCTGGTGACCATGACGCTGCTGCGTGGTGTGACCATGGTTTATACCGACGGCCGTCCTATTTCAACCGGCTTTAGTGATGCTTCTGATGCGTTTGCTTGGTTCGGTACAGGCTATGCGTTAGGCATTCCGGTGCCAGTCTGGTTAATGGTGGTGGTGTTTGCCGCGGCTTGGTATTTGCTTAATCACACCCGTTTTGGTCGCTATGTCTACGCCTTGGGGGGCAATGAATCGGCAACTCGCCTCTCGGGTATCAATGTTGATCGCGTCAAGATTGGTGTGTACGCCATCTGTGGTCTGTTGGCCGCGCTGGCTGGCATCATCGTCACGTCGCGTCTCTCGTCCGCACAGCCTACCGCGGGTATGGGGTACGAGTTGGACGCGATTGCGGCCGTGGTACTCGGTGGAACCAGCTTAATGGGCGGCAAAGGGCGCATTATGGGCACCTTGATTGGCGCACTGATCATCGGCTTCTTAAATAACGCACTGAATCTATTGGATGTTTCCTCTTACTACCAGATGATTGCAAAAGCAGCGGTGATCCTGCTGGCCGTCATGGTGGACAACAAGAATAAGTAA
- the rbsA gene encoding ribose ABC transporter ATP-binding protein RbsA gives MSEAILQLNNIEKAFPGVKALDKASLNVYPGRVMALMGENGAGKSTLMKVLTGIYHKDAGSILYQGRETTFKGPRDSQQAGISIIHQELNLIPQLTIAENIFLGREITTKFGRIDWAKMYQMADKLLARLKVKHSAKTLLGELSLGEQQMVEIAKALSFESRVIIMDEPTDALTDTETQALFSVINELRDQGCGIVYISHRLKEIFEICDDITVLRDGKFIAQCAVAETDEEGLIEMMVGRKLEEQYPRIEVKHGETCLQVAGLTGSGVHDVSFSLKRGEILGISGLMGAGRTELMKVIYGALPSERGVINLDQKTINPVSPQDGLANGIAYISEDRKGDGLVLGLSVKENMTLCALDKLSKGMQIQHGDEVTAVDDFIQLFNIKTPSREQIIGNLSGGNQQKVAIAKGLMTRPKVLILDEPTRGVDVGAKKEIYQLINKFKAEGMSIILVSSEMPEVLGMSDRILVMHEGRITGEFDAKDANQEKLMACAVGKTLSEEAA, from the coding sequence ATGAGCGAGGCGATACTGCAACTGAACAACATTGAGAAAGCATTTCCGGGCGTTAAAGCGCTGGATAAAGCGTCACTCAATGTCTATCCCGGCAGAGTGATGGCGCTGATGGGGGAAAATGGTGCGGGCAAGTCCACCTTAATGAAAGTGCTGACGGGGATTTACCACAAAGACGCTGGCAGCATCCTCTATCAAGGTCGTGAAACCACATTTAAAGGTCCGCGAGATTCCCAGCAAGCCGGTATCAGCATTATTCACCAAGAATTGAATCTGATCCCGCAATTGACTATCGCGGAAAACATCTTTCTTGGCCGTGAAATAACCACCAAATTTGGCCGCATTGACTGGGCCAAAATGTACCAGATGGCAGATAAACTGCTGGCCCGCTTGAAAGTGAAGCACAGCGCGAAAACGCTACTCGGTGAACTGAGTTTGGGCGAGCAGCAGATGGTGGAAATCGCCAAGGCGCTCTCGTTTGAGTCGCGCGTCATCATCATGGATGAGCCAACCGACGCTTTGACGGACACGGAAACGCAAGCCTTGTTTAGTGTGATCAACGAACTGCGCGATCAAGGCTGCGGCATCGTCTATATCTCTCACCGTCTCAAAGAGATCTTCGAGATCTGCGACGACATTACCGTGCTGCGCGACGGAAAATTCATTGCTCAATGTGCTGTGGCGGAGACAGATGAAGAGGGGCTGATCGAGATGATGGTTGGCCGTAAGCTAGAAGAGCAGTACCCACGCATTGAAGTCAAACATGGCGAGACCTGTTTGCAAGTAGCGGGGCTCACAGGCTCTGGTGTGCATGATGTCAGCTTTAGCCTAAAACGTGGAGAGATCCTCGGCATTTCCGGTTTGATGGGCGCAGGGCGCACCGAACTGATGAAGGTGATTTACGGTGCGCTGCCGAGTGAGCGCGGGGTGATAAACCTTGACCAGAAAACCATTAATCCGGTGAGCCCGCAAGATGGCTTAGCTAACGGCATCGCCTACATTTCCGAGGATCGCAAAGGCGATGGCTTGGTGTTGGGGCTGTCGGTGAAAGAGAATATGACACTCTGCGCGCTGGATAAACTGAGCAAAGGGATGCAAATCCAGCATGGCGATGAAGTGACGGCGGTGGATGACTTTATCCAGCTATTCAATATCAAAACGCCAAGCCGCGAACAGATTATTGGCAACCTATCGGGTGGGAATCAGCAAAAAGTGGCGATTGCCAAAGGGTTGATGACGCGGCCTAAAGTACTGATCCTCGATGAGCCGACACGTGGTGTGGATGTCGGGGCAAAAAAAGAAATTTATCAATTAATCAATAAGTTTAAGGCCGAGGGGATGAGCATCATTTTGGTGTCGTCGGAAATGCCTGAGGTGCTTGGCATGAGTGATCGCATCTTAGTTATGCACGAAGGACGCATCACCGGTGAGTTTGATGCAAAAGACGCGAATCAGGAAAAACTGATGGCGTGTGCAGTCGGTAAAACGCTATCTGAGGAAGCAGCATGA
- the rbsD gene encoding D-ribose pyranase: MKKSTLINSDLSYLVATLGHTDEITICDAGLPIPDQVTRIDLALTHGVPSFIETVGVFLSESQIEGVVMAEEFAQVSPELHQALLVQLQQEQERTGKSIAISYVSHQEFKQRTQQSKAVVRTGECTPYANVIFQAGVVF; this comes from the coding sequence ATGAAAAAAAGTACCCTGATAAACTCTGACCTTTCTTACCTAGTGGCCACTTTGGGACACACCGATGAGATCACCATTTGTGATGCGGGTTTACCCATTCCCGATCAAGTGACGCGCATTGATTTGGCGCTGACCCATGGCGTCCCCAGTTTTATTGAAACGGTTGGCGTTTTCTTGTCAGAATCACAGATTGAAGGGGTGGTAATGGCGGAGGAGTTTGCTCAAGTTAGCCCAGAGCTTCATCAGGCGCTGCTTGTTCAATTGCAGCAAGAGCAAGAACGCACTGGCAAGAGCATCGCCATTTCCTATGTGTCTCATCAAGAGTTTAAGCAACGTACTCAGCAAAGCAAAGCGGTGGTGAGAACGGGCGAATGTACGCCTTATGCAAACGTCATTTTTCAGGCCGGCGTGGTTTTTTAA
- a CDS encoding LysE family translocator, with the protein MNLALLSAFVPTFFFVSITPGMCMTLALSLGMSIGYKRTLWMMIGELAGVALVSVSAVIGIAAIMLNYPMLFVSFKVLGALYLIYLGVQMWRSKGKLALSGDGSPVTVGGNWNLVMQGFITAIANPKGWAFMISLLPPFIDQSAPLTPQLMLLVGIILISEFVCMTLYATGGKGLKRILGKSQNVRTLNRIAGSLMVGVGIWLFFS; encoded by the coding sequence ATGAACCTTGCATTGCTCTCTGCTTTTGTTCCAACCTTCTTCTTTGTCTCGATTACGCCCGGCATGTGCATGACGCTGGCGCTGAGCTTGGGCATGAGTATTGGCTACAAACGCACATTATGGATGATGATCGGTGAACTCGCCGGAGTGGCGTTGGTCTCGGTGTCGGCGGTGATTGGTATTGCGGCTATCATGCTCAACTACCCGATGCTGTTTGTCAGTTTCAAAGTGCTAGGCGCGCTCTATTTGATCTACCTTGGCGTACAGATGTGGCGCTCGAAAGGCAAGCTAGCATTATCAGGCGATGGTAGCCCCGTCACGGTCGGTGGTAACTGGAATTTGGTGATGCAAGGCTTTATCACCGCCATTGCGAACCCCAAAGGTTGGGCGTTTATGATTTCGCTGTTACCGCCTTTTATCGATCAATCGGCGCCACTTACCCCACAACTAATGCTGTTAGTCGGCATTATTCTTATCTCGGAGTTTGTCTGCATGACGCTCTACGCCACCGGCGGTAAGGGGCTAAAACGCATTCTTGGCAAGTCACAAAATGTGCGGACGCTCAACCGAATTGCAGGCAGCTTGATGGTCGGCGTCGGCATCTGGTTGTTCTTTAGCTAA
- a CDS encoding DUF962 domain-containing protein yields MRTLTQWLDAYGQSHQHPINQRIHTIAVPGIFFSVVALIWSIPPITLSGMTLNWVWLAALPVWVFYFRLSLSVFLLMLGYTLSCIALAWSLALLQLPVFTIALALFVCLWLLQFIGHKIEGKKPSFFEDVQFLLIGPIWVFRKR; encoded by the coding sequence ATGCGTACCTTGACTCAGTGGCTTGACGCTTACGGGCAAAGCCATCAACACCCGATCAATCAGCGTATCCACACCATCGCAGTGCCGGGGATTTTTTTCTCTGTGGTGGCGCTGATCTGGTCCATTCCCCCCATTACTTTGTCTGGCATGACACTCAATTGGGTCTGGCTCGCTGCCTTACCCGTGTGGGTGTTTTATTTTCGCCTTTCACTGAGCGTCTTCTTGCTGATGCTCGGTTATACCTTGTCTTGCATCGCGCTGGCTTGGAGCTTAGCGCTTTTGCAACTGCCCGTTTTTACTATCGCCCTGGCGCTGTTTGTCTGCTTGTGGCTGTTGCAGTTCATCGGCCATAAAATTGAAGGTAAAAAGCCGTCCTTTTTTGAAGACGTGCAGTTTCTCCTCATCGGGCCGATCTGGGTGTTCAGAAAGCGCTAA
- a CDS encoding MmcQ/YjbR family DNA-binding protein, with protein MTINELQQYLDTFNCAQSDFPFGPDALVYKVKEKMFAILATREGKEYVTLKAKPEDGEVLCAQFSAITPGYHTNKRHWITVYFAGDVEDGLIEDLCQRSYDLVVAKLPKSQRPL; from the coding sequence ATGACGATCAACGAGTTACAGCAATACCTAGACACCTTCAACTGCGCGCAAAGTGATTTTCCTTTTGGCCCGGACGCTCTGGTTTATAAGGTTAAAGAGAAAATGTTTGCTATTTTGGCCACGCGTGAAGGAAAAGAGTACGTCACGCTCAAAGCGAAACCTGAAGATGGCGAAGTGCTCTGTGCACAATTTAGCGCCATCACGCCAGGCTATCACACCAACAAGCGCCACTGGATTACAGTCTATTTTGCTGGCGATGTCGAGGATGGCTTGATCGAAGATTTGTGTCAGCGCTCTTATGACTTAGTGGTGGCCAAACTGCCCAAATCACAGCGGCCACTTTAG
- the viaA gene encoding ATPase RavA stimulator ViaA has translation MLGADSLNLALMIADSGIVESAVNDLMARSQLMVMAENQGVKSSVKNHLLQWRGSVKRRITKVCETERFQQEFSLYQSVIHLSEREFFEQIDEVVKKLEWHSAFYMQARRLLEKNKGVFNPMFPHYFCDQWYQSLSDAVKQAQVTELEANKEKMLADMYQRMETMKSMDKVTDGGDEGSVGRLWDMAAAKLSKTDVSVMKRYAEFLKKNKGLQEIAEQLGRMANEVDDPDLYRTPAEELQMVEEKSDEATDDIVGIHESDDLNKLLPNETMFLAYPELEVVFYKHLADKRLMNYRVKGKSRTLRKVKAHKPDNQQVEIEKGPFVICVDASGSMSGFPEQSAKAMAYALMQIALAEERDCYVILFSTEQITYELTRQDGLREAADFLTYTFHGGTAFEPVLLKSIELMSGEKYRNADLVVLSDFIAPRQSEEMLAKVEQLKLQQNRFHAVSLSKYGNPELMSMFDHCWTYHPSLVGRLMKKW, from the coding sequence ATGCTGGGAGCCGATAGCCTTAACCTCGCGTTAATGATTGCAGACTCAGGCATTGTTGAGTCTGCGGTGAATGATTTAATGGCCCGTTCGCAACTCATGGTGATGGCGGAAAACCAAGGTGTAAAATCTTCGGTAAAAAACCATCTGCTTCAATGGCGCGGTAGCGTTAAACGGCGTATTACCAAAGTGTGTGAAACCGAGCGCTTCCAGCAAGAGTTTTCGCTCTATCAAAGCGTCATTCACCTTAGCGAGCGCGAGTTTTTCGAGCAGATCGATGAGGTAGTGAAAAAACTGGAGTGGCATTCCGCGTTTTACATGCAGGCGCGTAGGTTGCTGGAGAAAAACAAAGGGGTGTTTAACCCCATGTTTCCACACTACTTCTGCGATCAGTGGTATCAGAGTTTAAGCGACGCGGTCAAACAAGCGCAGGTGACTGAGCTGGAAGCGAACAAAGAGAAAATGCTCGCCGACATGTATCAGCGCATGGAAACCATGAAAAGCATGGACAAAGTGACCGACGGTGGAGATGAAGGCAGCGTTGGTCGTCTGTGGGATATGGCGGCGGCTAAGCTGAGCAAAACGGACGTTTCCGTAATGAAACGCTACGCCGAGTTTCTAAAAAAGAACAAAGGCTTGCAAGAGATAGCCGAGCAGCTTGGCCGCATGGCGAATGAGGTGGATGATCCGGATCTCTACCGTACACCAGCGGAAGAGCTGCAGATGGTGGAAGAGAAAAGCGATGAAGCCACCGATGACATTGTCGGCATTCACGAGAGTGATGATCTTAATAAACTGCTGCCGAATGAAACCATGTTTCTCGCCTATCCGGAGCTGGAAGTGGTGTTTTACAAGCATTTGGCCGATAAACGTTTAATGAACTATCGAGTCAAAGGCAAATCGCGCACCCTGCGTAAAGTAAAAGCGCATAAACCAGATAACCAGCAAGTTGAAATCGAAAAAGGGCCGTTTGTTATTTGTGTTGACGCATCGGGCTCGATGAGTGGTTTTCCAGAGCAAAGCGCTAAAGCGATGGCGTATGCGCTGATGCAGATTGCGTTAGCAGAAGAGCGAGACTGTTATGTGATCTTATTCTCCACCGAGCAGATCACCTATGAGCTGACTCGCCAAGATGGCTTGCGTGAAGCGGCGGACTTCCTTACTTATACCTTTCATGGCGGCACCGCGTTTGAGCCCGTGTTGCTTAAATCGATTGAGCTGATGAGTGGTGAGAAGTATCGCAACGCGGATCTGGTGGTGTTGTCTGATTTTATCGCGCCGAGACAGTCGGAAGAGATGTTGGCGAAGGTCGAGCAGCTTAAGTTGCAACAAAACCGTTTTCACGCGGTAAGTCTGTCCAAATATGGCAACCCTGAGTTGATGTCGATGTTTGATCACTGTTGGACTTACCACCCGAGCTTGGTCGGTCGCTTAATGAAAAAATGGTAA